Proteins from a single region of Desulfolutivibrio sulfoxidireducens:
- a CDS encoding fumarate reductase iron-sulfur subunit — MSRILTFNIFRCNPQDPGTPPRMDKFMLDETDRMTLFIALNRIREEQDPSLMFDFCCRAGICGACGMIINGRPGLACHTKTKDLPDEITLMPLPAFKLVGDLSVDTGTWFREMYQKVESWVHTSKEFDPAALEERMDNSLAEEIYELERCIECGCCVAACGTALMRPDFLGAVGLNRIARFILDPRDERTDAEYFEIVGNDQGIFGCMGLLGCEDVCPKGLPLQDQLGMLRRKMAFTALKSIVGKHKHKHKHA, encoded by the coding sequence ATGTCCAGAATACTCACGTTCAACATCTTCCGCTGCAATCCCCAGGATCCCGGCACACCGCCGCGCATGGACAAGTTCATGCTCGACGAGACCGACCGCATGACCCTTTTTATCGCCCTAAACCGCATCCGCGAGGAGCAGGACCCCTCGCTGATGTTCGACTTCTGCTGCCGCGCCGGCATCTGCGGCGCCTGCGGCATGATCATCAACGGCCGCCCGGGCCTGGCCTGCCACACCAAGACCAAGGACCTGCCCGACGAGATCACGCTCATGCCGCTGCCGGCCTTCAAGCTCGTGGGCGATTTGTCCGTGGACACCGGCACCTGGTTTCGGGAGATGTACCAGAAGGTCGAATCCTGGGTGCATACCAGCAAGGAATTTGACCCGGCCGCCCTCGAGGAACGCATGGACAACTCCCTGGCCGAGGAGATCTACGAGTTGGAGCGGTGCATCGAATGCGGCTGCTGCGTGGCCGCCTGCGGCACCGCGCTCATGCGCCCGGATTTCCTGGGGGCCGTGGGCTTAAACCGTATCGCCCGGTTCATCCTCGATCCCCGCGACGAGCGTACCGACGCGGAATACTTCGAGATCGTGGGCAACGACCAGGGCATCTTCGGCTGCATGGGCCTTCTGGGGTGCGAGGACGTCTGTCCCAAGGGACTGCCGCTTCAAGACCAGCTCGGCATGTTG